The Solenopsis invicta isolate M01_SB chromosome 12, UNIL_Sinv_3.0, whole genome shotgun sequence DNA window ttctaattaataccatttttatgtttaaatttgaaattgctTTTCTTTTGAACTTTTTCgtcaaaattgaaagaaatgatgatttttacgaattttattacataaaatgaaattatgCAGGACACTTTAGTCTTACCCATGCGATATTGAAGGTACAACCATCTCTGCAAAGAGATGCTTTCCCAGACATACTATTActtttcgtataaaattttcttatttttagaaaattttcctaaTTACCTCCCGAGAGACCGATCTCTATTTTTGaaacagtatatatatattgtatgtataatattataacatttatatatatatatatatatatatatatatattatatatatattttatatatatatatatatatgtaaacatatGCTATGTTTACATATCTATGTAttgagaattaaaattaatttttttttttaatttttacgacaaagttaaaaatatattttaacatagtTTGTCTTTTTTTCTAGTTACATCATATTTTAAATCGTTATATAGTTCAAGTATAAtccacattataaaaaaaaaaaaaaaaaacatcaattgtattgttattaattgcagaaatatctagatttatatattaatagaatCTATTCACaattaaaggaaaataaaacCGATTCTCGTACTGTCTTTACTATAATGCGATTcttgcaaatttttgaaatcatgAATATCCATCCTTAAATAAAATAGGATCTCGACATACATACtgtatcaattataaatttgaaaatctttGAAATTGTAAATAACTACTCTTAAACAAAATACATCGGTGATTGTGTCATCTTCATTTCTCTAAAATTTCTCTGTTGCTGTcccaattcatttaaattaaatttcattctGCAAAAGGAATTATGTCACAGAAATGgcgattataattaatatccAGCCTCTGTATCGTAATTGATTGCTTACCTTTGTGTCAAGGCTCTTCCGCGAAAAGCTGCTAAATGAGCATAATAAGTTGGGGCCGGATAGCTTACAGATCTTGTACAGCGAGCATACATATGGCAAAGATAATAGGTCAATTGCTCAAGCTGATCTTCAGTAAAGTTAGACTCGTTGCATATACATCTGTATTTGGTAGGTCTTGCGGTACCCTACATTTATAGTATGATCATcaacattttatgttaaataagttttaccataattgattatagaaaaaaatgcatttctacagtttgtaaaatttaattattaatatagtttaATATGATTCTTAAGAGAATTACATACCTTCTCAActttcaaaatcaatttttttttattttaaattatttgttatagaGTTTAGAATATAGGAAAAAAGTGGAAAGTTGCCCAAAAACATGATTATCATTATCAATTTTCTTTGTTAAactttaaacacatttttctcaaaaccgaAAAAGTTTTCTCAAAAGTCTTAGTGTGATAATTTTAACTATTGTCAATCTTTTTTGGGAACAAAGTTTTAATGTTTCTATGGCCTGTCaaactattttaaaagattttttctcataacaattttataaatatttaaagatcgAAAATTTGTcgacaaaatcaaaatttttcgcTTGACGGTCAGACCTTAACGACAATCATTCTAGACTATTCTAAAGACTCataatcatttttcttattttcgtTTGTTCTAAAAACAGAATTCTAAAGCGCTAAGACTGGAAGGTGGACCTGAGAGCAGTCCCAgtaaaagtcaatttaaataaatcataagtttaaaaaaaaaacatttttttgtacatacaaatttaattattatcctttcctaaaaatcaataattttttagcatCAAGAAGATATGTAagttattatcattattataaattattgtataaattattaattactgttattgcaaaaaaatgtatcattaatatatttaaatgtttcttaacaataaatGACTGCACACAAGAAATGAAATAGGAAATAGAAATTATGCGTAATTCTTGAAACATGGCTGTaagaacaaatgtaattttataaagaaacaaaaaacaaatcGATCGTACCTGAATACTTGCATGTGATACGAGATAAAAGTCAATGTGATCTGGATGGGTAATTTCTGTATCTACAATTGTGCCTGCTTTTACATTACAATTTCTGTCATCTGAATCTTTTCTATCTACTGGAAAGAGACGCACATGATGTCTTTTCTGCACGACCAAGCAGGTAACTTCAATGTTACTTTGatcttttttaaatctcttaatcgcttttttaatagcatttatttcataatacatGACTTGTGGAAGTTGCCCCTCGCTCACTCCGTctctatatattaatataaatatggaatgtattaaaatataagtatacaattgtagaaataaaaaaaatcgcattTTTATCGTTATATATCTATTCGATACTCTATCTGACTTTAAAACCATTTAAAACTCATTGCataaataattggaaaaatttttcaataatgtttcatatatattttgtaagttATTCATTTAACTAGATatataagtttctttttataaaaagaatttatttttaacagttctatatatataaacactGAACATTGTCAATACATACCGATAATAAATGATTCTCTTTGGATCAGATCCTGTTTCTCTTCGATAGATGCAAAGTTGATTTAGTATTATTTCCTCGAGATCTAAAATCATTTCTTCTTTGGGTTGTTGAAGTCGCAGCGCAACATTATACTGGAAAGCTTGAGCATTTCTACTTGCAGCAACCTGATTtaacagcattttttaattaatacatatatattcacataaaagagctgtatttaataattatacaaactGCTGCAATAGATGGTATATCTTTAGAATCGGGAGACGGATGAGTCACGTCGGCACCAACAAGCATGCAAGGAATATTCAGACATGATGGactagaaaagaaaataaataaaaaaagaaaacagtttttcgagattacaaattattcttataaaacaaGACACGATTATAATTTACTCACATTGTACTCAATACATGATTGATACCATTCAGTTTTGagtttatttttagcaaaatattcTTTGCTGTCGAAGGATTCGTTCTTTCCACAGTTCCAATCTTTACACATTGTGTCAAAACGCCTACTTCCATCTCGGTAATGTATTTCACATTGCCTGAGACAAcaataaacaacaaataaatttatatttaaaacaaaaaaatataaagaaaaactcACCATATGTTACGTCTGTACGACTTGgtataataactattattaattttaatgttttcttaTCATTGAACCAACTTTTGATATCTGGCAAAGGGTCCTGTGGACGAAAATGTTTAAATGGTGTCATGGGTGCACCAATCATCATACCAACTTGTCTTgctgaaaagaaaaaatcaatctttatatatacacgcacgtacgcacaaTTCATATAcctgttatattaaattaaaaataatcatacaCATTTATGcatacacatgtatatgtatatatgtatatgtttacaTGCGattctttcttaaaataaaaattcaaatatctaaattttatagttgcAAGTTATGAATCATAATGATTTCTCTTCGAATAAACAACTAACAGATGTACTGTACTTTTTAAAGACCTTCgacagaattttaaaattctgtaaaCCTTATTCTTCAAATACTTAACCATTGCTCTGTAACGAATTCACAAATTCGTGTATATAATCATCAATTCTTTCTTTTCCACTTATATCAAGAATAGTCCACGATTTGGGTTCTAAATTTTTGGCCTGATTGAATGGTTGGGGGCGCCAAACTCCTTTAGCGACGGCCGTTGTTCCTGTTCCATATCTCAATTCTGGAGCAGGTAAAATTCTGGCATCTGTCACTCGCATTTGTGCCTTGATAGACAGATGAAATTCTCTTTGCATGACGGGACTATTGTTCACATTAATTGTCTggaactaataaaatataacataataaataatactatatattcAATGTAATACGAAATGATATAAAATGTCTTTTACCGCTTGTTCTATTCTGCTTTTACGTGTATTTGCATCTGTTGCTGCTTTTTTGATCATGTTTGAGGTTTGTATTTCATCCAGCTTTTTATTAACAGGTTGACTAGGCACAATCGTGcacaactataaatatttttgagaatttttaatttatcttaaacCATCActtgtaacaaatataaaacaGCTTACATACTTCGAGAGGCAGCAAAACTTTGCTTCCGCTGGTACTTGGGCCCACATGAAGAGTAGGCAAATCAGGTCTACGTATCTTATATCCTTTCTGTTGCAAAAAGTATCGAGTTATTGTGAATTGAACCCCGTTTGACTCAAATGTGTGGCTGTCACAAGTAGCATCGGTGCACAGCGCAACTACGCGATGCGTTCGCCTCGAATTCGGTGAATTAGGTAACTCGCAAGAAACTTTTAAACCTCTTAAAAAACTTTCTATTTTAGTCTTATTCCTGCTTATGTCGTTGTAAGTGAGATCTTGTTCCCTGAATGGATTTCTTCCTCCTCGAGATGCAGTTACAACTTCAGCTATATATTCCAGAACTCTTTGACGCATGGTAAATCCTTTATGAGaaactacaataaataaaataaaagattacacAGAAATAAGAGATAAAGGCATTTTATGCAGCTTCAAGTAAATCATTACAAGagtaaaaagtattaaaagtatCACTTGtaagttttgtttaaaatgataaatgtgTCAATCAACATGGATACTTTACCATCTACATTTAGATATGGTTGCCAGCCAAGTACACCGGACATAAATCCGCCACGCGCTAATGCTAAACCACCACCCAGTGGTTCATTTTCATTTATGTTCCAGAAGAGTGATCTTCCAACctatagtatattttatatcatgtatatatcttttatttctagtatttatataattttctataattagaaaactttataaagtatataaatattttgtataatagatattaaaaacgTAGGTTTATAGTCaaacaatatgtaattatatatatatatatatatatatatatatatatatatatatgcaatttattttttaagggaattctaaagtcgtccttttttaccgcctaaaaaataaattgcatatataagtatatatatatatatatatgcaatttattttttaagagaattctaaagtcgtccttttttaccgccTGAAAACAGTAATTTTTGCGCGCGCCgttttttctaattgcatttacagatttaaaaatctttcacAATTGAAGTACAGACAATAATGTACAACGGACgtaacaattttataagaaaaacaaaaaaaattggaaaattacaGTTTTGTTGTTGACTTTTGGCGTTAACACATAGAAATATcttctgtttaaaattttcactttgCACGTATAAAACAAGCATGATTCGCCATAAAGTGGACATTGAAGAACAATATTGTGCTTTTAGAAATGAGTCTAGGTgctttaatatagatttataacCGTGAGAATTTCGTGTTTACTCGTGTATACTTTTTCGTGCGATCTCGATGAAAAGAGTAAAACAGAACAGTAGTTAATTCTTGGATGCCGTGATAAATGGCGCTAAAATCGAAGGACAGATGTCATAATTTATGAGTGTGTTGAACAAAGAGTGCTAGCTTGTTCGTGTAAAACACTAAAGTGAATATTCCCACGGTCCGCCAATTTTAGTCCTTTTCCCCCGCTTCCTCACTACTTGCCATCGCGATTGTCGCTGCCTCGTTACGAGGCAGCTAGACGATAAGGAATGAGGAGACgggagggggggaggagagagagagagagagagagagagagaggaaagactAAAATCGGCAGACCGTAAGAATACCTACATTTTTAGTGCTTTAGTTCATGCTATTCCCCTTACTTTTCGTTCCGTGCGCGACCACGGGCCGTTCGACTCTCGCTCGAAGAAATTCAATGCTAGATTTAGCATCTCcttaaatagtattatttataacGTAATATAAATGAAGTACTTTAACGATCATAGCTAGATCTAAGTGCTgagattaaattgaaaatcaagtattattatttatataatgctCAAGAtgtagtattaataaattattataaaactattattaattGCTTAAGTGTAGTAAAATGTAGATTCGATTGTCGAATATAAACGAAAAAAGTTGCTTATCTGGAAGGACTTTGCAGGATGCATGAGATAAAAACAGAATCTTGAGAACATGTATAGGTGGAATGTAGAAAAGGAACAGGAGGAAGaaagaatgaaagaaatattagaagatgaagaagaggagaatgaaagaaaattagaaGATTTTAGAGATAATGAGGCACGGATGGggaaaaaaagttatgaaaaaatcaaaatggAATGGAGCAAGAGAGACGGAAGAATTGAAAAGagtatttgtaagaaaaatcaGTTCAAGTTAGTACTAAGAATAGAGTTTTAAGGATGCatgttatacatgtatatatgttagattgtagatattttattacactctCCAAAAGGCGTAATAAAATAGTCTGTTTTACTATAAATAACTTACATTAATGAACCGTGATTCCGGTGCATGACGCATAATGATATCCAAAACTTGCATTGCGGTTTGATCTTTATATCCTGGAAGACCGggtcttaaattttttatccagcTAAGGTCAACATTAGCTACCTTCCTTATAGtaatttgatattgtttttcTCTTCCAAAGTCATTTGTATACGAGAAAACATCTTGTatctataaacaataataaaaagtataaaaatgttattaaaaattcattctcTTTGtagtttcttattttaaaattagattttgatAATTCAAACAATgttctaaaacattttctaaaaatggttctattataaaatcaacacatgtattacttacATTATCGGAAAAAGGAAGATCATTTGCACTATATGCATTTTTATTCCCATCATATGCTGGATATCTGGTATTAAAATGTTGATTTCTACATTGGTCAAAAATACTTCTACATAGAGCTTTGGGAAGTTTCGGTACTTtgacatcttttttttctttttcatctttaGCAGATTTAAAAGGCTGAATAGTAACGTCATAATGAACTGCGTTGGTTACAAAGTTCTTGTCGAATATAATTTCGAACATATTTGTGTACACTTTAATTCTGTGCCCTACTGTTCCAGCTTGCATAGGATTTCGTCTTTTTGGTATCATCTGTTGATACGAAGCTATTTGAGCTGATGTCATTTTTCCTTTCTCTATCTTTTCCGAGTGGAATGGATCAGTCAAACCAAGTGAAGATACCTGAAAAAAGAATGACAATTAAAAAGGCTGAACAAATTAAACGcattatgtgttttaaaatatctatttgtgatggatattttaaaacatacgcGCGTatgcgtataaaaaaaaaatgtaataattatatacaaaaagtaatcaaggatattttgtattaattataatatatgatcGTACATTAAGAGATGAAGCACTTGTTGATGGCTGCGGTTGGTGCTTAGCAGGAACTTGTTGACGATCGCCAGCAGcaccaactataaaaaataaatcatattacaCATATGTACTTTTTTACATATTCATGTGTATATGCACAAAAGTAATGCAGGAAAgtaataagattaaatttttatctccaGATTTGGCAATACTGTAGAAAAAGCACTGAAACTTAATCCATTATATCGTCAGTGAAATTTGCAGATGTCAACATTTGTATCAGCAAGCATTTCTATTGATCTAtcacaaaaataacaaaaaaaggaaatatcAAACAGCattatgcaattaaattttgtgtgaaattaAAAGACTGTCGCCAAaacgcataaaaaaattaaaattacattctgCTACATACATGCTACATACTAATGTGTCActttaatgaaaacaaatatctaaaaaataaatttacacaaaaatattatacaaaaattgttttattaaaaagaaaaaagttttatagatatctttgttctaaaaaaattcgttttgaaaaatagtttcttttttttaaataaaattatgttttttgttGATTCAATTTTCATCATGCAtaaagaaagatattaaaataaaataaatacaaaatccacattttattaaatagattttagatttaattttgatatattatccTAATGTAAAACAAAGTATCTCTTATGTACATGCTAAGTATTTGTTTTTCATTGATTCATCTCAGTATTGTTATATGTAagataaaaaacattaattgataattctttctttacaagtatttatttaaaaaatttgatttatttaaaaaaaaaacaattccaCTTTTCCAAATTAGCTATGCATCTTTTTacgtcaatttttttatacatggataaattcaaaaatatgttaaatattttaatactaattctgattttaatactaattttttacttattaatatttgagcattaattttacttttctgctGTTGTTGTTGACTTTGTGGTGCCTGTTGTTGTGACCGTGCTGGTTGCTGCTGTGGGGGTGGTGCCTGTTGCTGTGACCATGTTGGTCGCTGCCAGGGATTGGAAGTAATGAGTTACTTGTAACGCCATTACCGttacagttacttttttttagtaacgaattggtaacggcgttactttttattttttgtaactgtaacggtaacgtaattacatttttctagtaacggtaacaaatttaatagttacttttatcgttactttttaatttataattttcaatttttatttttcaatcaatattcaTAGTTCGtggttatatttaaaatcgttacgttaaattatattgaagaatacttgtaaaataaacCAATCACAGAATTGTATTAGCATAAAAACAAACTTTACAGATGtcaacttttattaaaagtaaatagttaattaataacaataaaaatgtaatactaaagtaaaacattttcatggTTCAACTTTTACATTACAAAGTAAAACCTTCAGACAAAAATCAAATCTTTGtgacataattatataacttcttattaaaaatatcgataaaaagtgtacatagtttatatttaacaaattctacatgaattttattcagaaaatcctatataatttttgtagctttctttattttaagaactgtaggtttagaattatataaaaatttttaaacatctaattttattttaaaattaaaagtaacaaataagtaacgaatcgttactaTCTATGTAACGGTAACAAGTTACTTTCGAGAGTCAGTAACAAAtaacggtaactagttatttttttgattcggtaacgagtaacgataacgagttacttttagaAAGTAACTTTCCATTCCCTGGTTACTACTGTAGTGGTACCTGTTGTTGTGGCCATGCTAGTGGTGGTGTCTGTTGTTGTGACCATACTGGTTGCTGTTGTGGTGGTGCCTGTTGTCGTGGCCATGCAGGTgattgttgctgttgctgctgtgaTGGTGCCTGTTGTCGTGGCCATGTTGGTGGTAGTTGCTGCTGCTGTGGTGGTGGTGCCTGTTGTTGTGGCCATGCTAAcggttgttgttgctgctgctgctgtggTGGTGCCTGTTGCCGTGACCATGCTAGTGGtggttgttgctgctgctgctgtggTGGTGGCTGTTGCCATGGCTGTGCTGGtggttgttgctgctgctgctgtggTGGTATCTGTTGTCGTGACCATGCTGATGGTGGtggttgttgctgctgctgctgctgctgttgtggTGGTGATGCCCGTTGCCGTGGCCATGTAGGTggttgttgctgttgctgctgtgaTGGTGCCTGTTGCCATGGCTGTGCTGGtggttgttgctgctgctgctgctgtggTGCCTGTTGTCGTGGCCATGCAGGTgattgttgctgctgctgcagtGGTGGTGGTGCCTGTTGTCGTGGCCATGCTGAtggttgttgctgctgctgctgtggTGGTGGTGCCTGTTGTCGTGGCCATGCTGGTGGTgattgttgctgctgctgttgcgaTAAACCTGGTACTATCTGCTGAGGCGATGTAGATTTTGCCTGCTTTGATGGAGAACTAGATGATGCTTCTACTGAAGTTGATACTTGTGCTTCCTGTTGCTGTGGCTCATCTCCTGAAGCTGATTCAGCTGTCGGcttcttcttttttcctataatttacatttttttttttttattaaacatcttATAAATCACATACAAACcaagttttaaaattgtaacatacTTATAAAGatttatgctaatttaattgaaaagatttaactaaaaaacttataaaataaataagtcttTCACAGCAATATTATGTggcaatttgttaaatttatagtaaaatagacataaaaagtaaatataaatagaaaagtaAAGCCATAACAAATG harbors:
- the LOC105194624 gene encoding protein argonaute-2 isoform X2, translating into MPRKGKKKKPTAESASGDEPQQQEAQVSTSVEASSSSPSKQAKSTSPQQIVPGLSQQQQQQSPPAWPRQQAPPPQQQQQQPSAWPRQQAPPPLQQQQQSPAWPRQQAPQQQQQQQPPAQPWQQAPSQQQQQQPPTWPRQRASPPQQQQQQQQQPPPSAWSRQQIPPQQQQQQPPAQPWQQPPPQQQQQQPPLAWSRQQAPPQQQQQQQPLAWPQQQAPPPQQQQLPPTWPRQQAPSQQQQQQSPAWPRQQAPPQQQPVWSQQQTPPLAWPQQQRPTWSQQQAPPPQQQPARSQQQAPQSQQQQQKIGAAGDRQQVPAKHQPQPSTSASSLNVSSLGLTDPFHSEKIEKGKMTSAQIASYQQMIPKRRNPMQAGTVGHRIKVYTNMFEIIFDKNFVTNAVHYDVTIQPFKSAKDEKEKKDVKVPKLPKALCRSIFDQCRNQHFNTRYPAYDGNKNAYSANDLPFSDNIQDVFSYTNDFGREKQYQITIRKVANVDLSWIKNLRPGLPGYKDQTAMQVLDIIMRHAPESRFINVGRSLFWNINENEPLGGGLALARGGFMSGVLGWQPYLNVDVSHKGFTMRQRVLEYIAEVVTASRGGRNPFREQDLTYNDISRNKTKIESFLRGLKVSCELPNSPNSRRTHRVVALCTDATCDSHTFESNGVQFTITRYFLQQKGYKIRRPDLPTLHVGPSTSGSKVLLPLELCTIVPSQPVNKKLDEIQTSNMIKKAATDANTRKSRIEQAFQTINVNNSPVMQREFHLSIKAQMRVTDARILPAPELRYGTGTTAVAKGVWRPQPFNQAKNLEPKSWTILDISGKERIDDYIHEFVNSLQSNARQVGMMIGAPMTPFKHFRPQDPLPDIKSWFNDKKTLKLIIVIIPSRTDVTYGNVKYITEMEVGVLTQCVKIGTVERTNPSTAKNILLKINSKLNGINHVLSTIPSCLNIPCMLVGADVTHPSPDSKDIPSIAAVAASRNAQAFQYNVALRLQQPKEEMILDLEEIILNQLCIYRRETGSDPKRIIYYRDGVSEGQLPQVMYYEINAIKKAIKRFKKDQSNIEVTCLVVQKRHHVRLFPVDRKDSDDRNCNVKAGTIVDTEITHPDHIDFYLVSHASIQGTARPTKYRCICNESNFTEDQLEQLTYYLCHMYARCTRSVSYPAPTYYAHLAAFRGRALTQRMKFNLNELGQQQRNFREMKMTQSPMYFV
- the LOC105194624 gene encoding protein argonaute-2 isoform X1 → MPRKGKKKKPTAESASGDEPQQQEAQVSTSVEASSSSPSKQAKSTSPQQIVPGLSQQQQQQSPPAWPRQQAPPPQQQQQQPSAWPRQQAPPPLQQQQQSPAWPRQQAPQQQQQQQPPAQPWQQAPSQQQQQQPPTWPRQRASPPQQQQQQQQQPPPSAWSRQQIPPQQQQQQPPAQPWQQPPPQQQQQQPPLAWSRQQAPPQQQQQQQPLAWPQQQAPPPQQQQLPPTWPRQQAPSQQQQQQSPAWPRQQAPPQQQPVWSQQQTPPLAWPQQQRPTWSQQQAPPPQQQPARSQQQAPQSQQQQQKIGAAGDRQQVPAKHQPQPSTSASSLNVSSLGLTDPFHSEKIEKGKMTSAQIASYQQMIPKRRNPMQAGTVGHRIKVYTNMFEIIFDKNFVTNAVHYDVTIQPFKSAKDEKEKKDVKVPKLPKALCRSIFDQCRNQHFNTRYPAYDGNKNAYSANDLPFSDNIQDVFSYTNDFGREKQYQITIRKVANVDLSWIKNLRPGLPGYKDQTAMQVLDIIMRHAPESRFINEMLNLALNFFERESNGPWSRTERKVGRSLFWNINENEPLGGGLALARGGFMSGVLGWQPYLNVDVSHKGFTMRQRVLEYIAEVVTASRGGRNPFREQDLTYNDISRNKTKIESFLRGLKVSCELPNSPNSRRTHRVVALCTDATCDSHTFESNGVQFTITRYFLQQKGYKIRRPDLPTLHVGPSTSGSKVLLPLELCTIVPSQPVNKKLDEIQTSNMIKKAATDANTRKSRIEQAFQTINVNNSPVMQREFHLSIKAQMRVTDARILPAPELRYGTGTTAVAKGVWRPQPFNQAKNLEPKSWTILDISGKERIDDYIHEFVNSLQSNARQVGMMIGAPMTPFKHFRPQDPLPDIKSWFNDKKTLKLIIVIIPSRTDVTYGNVKYITEMEVGVLTQCVKIGTVERTNPSTAKNILLKINSKLNGINHVLSTIPSCLNIPCMLVGADVTHPSPDSKDIPSIAAVAASRNAQAFQYNVALRLQQPKEEMILDLEEIILNQLCIYRRETGSDPKRIIYYRDGVSEGQLPQVMYYEINAIKKAIKRFKKDQSNIEVTCLVVQKRHHVRLFPVDRKDSDDRNCNVKAGTIVDTEITHPDHIDFYLVSHASIQGTARPTKYRCICNESNFTEDQLEQLTYYLCHMYARCTRSVSYPAPTYYAHLAAFRGRALTQRMKFNLNELGQQQRNFREMKMTQSPMYFV